A window of the Thalassophryne amazonica chromosome 11, fThaAma1.1, whole genome shotgun sequence genome harbors these coding sequences:
- the znf185 gene encoding zinc finger protein 185 isoform X4 produces the protein MSKTTTSKVSDGGREAVFSTTKVKNKLKDDTSWMQRHSQSEDMSTEEKPWVAEVRASRLAGTESSPATSSPPKPTPAPTKAEDDKVPSSGFMISGSKQFIKKPSENYKKLAPHTVRSSDNLEDGLSSEEQEKRSKEQNPDTSVVNNTLSFVAKRVEVTDDEDDGSAATTAPATTLPSSPATISNTSSTIAPQSTAQDVADSSVKTSVTTTVKTTVTSDEPVPPEVLTEGTSSVSIIEDGLKPRCVKVDTPMPELLMDSVISEGADSSLIAFAPVSDIPAATSPTAAKPAATSPLELPAAVSSTLASRTPGVSTVVSSVLMSTITDDDALKTNLELEDSANPSPSVGTLAALSDTLISFDTNSTSVEVKKPVMPEEEVGSAGGHIEDSVESEPVPSNREAVTHDLLSLSDGPEEPTEPVPQSPGRWSQDLLNGLDSEPHPARTSSPPHLLPDNIVINTVARSLGGVREEEKQTGETVMETQRNSTTETVTTITTKSVIITDNSPPYRTEDSESPQSSYVTTRTVTQSSSTDPFDPYPIQTTSANSSSNVLEPLSDTSITSVSRTFVEATDPSPSINPRLWSHTWVTNTEESQEPEPKGHTVDQETVVKFERKSKETDSPWDKWTSPTVYTVTTATEEEEEDEQEDSPVETQTVTTITTISETYHEQSLLWITLKPIR, from the exons ATGTCTAAAACAACCACATCAAAAG TCTCAGACGGCGGCAGAGAAGCTGTGTTCAGTACCACCAAAGTGAAGAACAAACTGAAAGATGACACCAGCTGGATGCAGCGTCACTCCCAATCTGAGGACATGTCCACAGAAGAGAAACCATG GGTAGCAGAAGTACGAGCCAGTCGTTTAGCTGGAACTGAGTCGAGTCCAGCAACCAGTTCCCCACCAAAACCCACTCCTGCACCCACCAAAGCTGAAGATGACAA AGTGCCATCATCAGGATTTATGATCAG TGGTTCAAAACAATTCATTAAAAAACCCTCAGAAAACTACAAGAAACT AGCGCCTCACACTGTGAGGTCCTCAGACAACCTGGAGGACGGGCTTAGTTCGGAGGAGCAGGAGAAACG GTCTAAAGAGCAAAACCCCGACACTTCAGTGGTCAACAACACTCTATCATTTGTGGctaaaag AGTGGAGGTTACTGATGATGAAGATGACGGGAGTGCTGCCACTACAGCACCTGCCACCACTCTACCCTCCTCCCCTGCCACCATCTCCAACACATCTTCTACCATCGCTCCTCAATCCACTGCACAGGACGT agctgACAGCAGCGTGAAGACGAGTGTCACCACTACTGTTAAGACAACTGTCACTAGTGATGAACCAGTTCCACCAGAGGTGCTGACAGAAGGAACCTCATCAGTCTCCATTATAGAAGATGGTCTTAAACCTCGGTGTGTCAAGGTGGACACTCCTATGCCTGAACTCCTCATGGACTCGGTCATTTCTGAGGGAGCTGACAGCTCTCTGATTGCATTTGCTCCAGTATCAGATATACCTGCTGCAACATCTCCCACTGCGGCCAAACCTGCTGCAACATCACCTTTAGAGTTACCTGCTGCAGTGTCTTCTACCCTGGCATCACGTACCCCAGGTGTATCTACAGTAGTGTCTTCTGTCTTGATGTCTACCATCACAGATGATGATGCATTGAAGACAAACCTTGAACTTGAAGACTCTGCAAACCCAAG CCCCAGCGTCGGCACACTCGCTGCCTTGTCTGAcacgctcatttcttttgacacaAACTCAACCAG CGTTGAGGTCAAGAAGCCGGTGATGCCAGAAGAGGAAGTAGGCTCAGCGGGGGGTCACATCGAGGACag TGTTGAATCCGAGCCAGTGCCTAGCAACAGGGAAGCAGTAACACACGATCTCCTCTCTCTAAGTGATGG CCCAGAGGAACCTACAGAGCCTGTTCCCCAAAGTCCAGGACGCTGGAGTCAGGATTTGCTTAACGGTCTAGACAG TGAGCCCCACCCAGCAAGGACCAGCAGTCCCCCCCATCTTCTGCCCGACAACATTGTAATCAACACAGTGGCACGCAG CCTCGGCGGGGTGCGAGAGGAGGAGAAGCAGACGGGAGAAACAGTGATGGAAACACAAAG GAATAGCACCACAGAGACAGTCACCACTATAACCACCAAAAGTGTGATCATTACCGATAa TTCACCGCCGTACCGCACAGAAGACAGCGAGAGTCCCCAGAGCTCGTACGTGACCACCAGAACAGTCACACAGTCCAG CTCGACTGATCCGTTTGATCCATATCCGATACAGACCACATCCGCGAACAG CTCCTCCAATGTGCTCGAGCCTCTTTCAGATACTTCCATCACCAG TGTGTCACGTACGTTTGTGGAAGCAACAGATCCCAGTCCGTCAATCAA TCCCCGCTTGTGGTCGCACACATGGGTAACCAACACAGAAGAAAG CCAAGAGCCTGAACCCAAAGGTCATACCGTAGATCAAGAGACAGTGGTCAAGTTTGAGAGAAA GTCCAAGGAGACTGACTCCCCGTGGGACAAATGGACATCACCCACTGTCTATACGGTTACTACGgcaacagaggaggaggaggaggatgaacaGGAGGACAG CCCTGTGGAGACGCAAACAGTAACAACAATCACAACGATCAG
- the znf185 gene encoding zinc finger protein 185 isoform X3, producing the protein MSKTTTSKVSDGGREAVFSTTKVKNKLKDDTSWMQRHSQSEDMSTEEKPWVAEVRASRLAGTESSPATSSPPKPTPAPTKAEDDKVPSSGFMIRGIFTNTEKTAPSPTSNDTSGSKQFIKKPSENYKKLAPHTVRSSDNLEDGLSSEEQEKRSKEQNPDTSVVNNTLSFVAKRVEVTDDEDDGSAATTAPATTLPSSPATISNTSSTIAPQSTAQDVADSSVKTSVTTTVKTTVTSDEPVPPEVLTEGTSSVSIIEDGLKPRCVKVDTPMPELLMDSVISEGADSSLIAFAPVSDIPAATSPTAAKPAATSPLELPAAVSSTLASRTPGVSTVVSSVLMSTITDDDALKTNLELEDSANPSPSVGTLAALSDTLISFDTNSTSVEVKKPVMPEEEVGSAGGHIEDSVESEPVPSNREAVTHDLLSLSDGPEEPTEPVPQSPGRWSQDLLNGLDSEPHPARTSSPPHLLPDNIVINTVARSLGGVREEEKQTGETVMETQRNSTTETVTTITTKSVIITDNSPPYRTEDSESPQSSYVTTRTVTQSSSTDPFDPYPIQTTSANSSSNVLEPLSDTSITSVSRTFVEATDPSPSINPRLWSHTWVTNTEESQEPEPKGHTVDQETVVKFERKSKETDSPWDKWTSPTVYTVTTATEEEEEDEQEDSPVETQTVTTITTISETYHEQSLLWITLKPIR; encoded by the exons ATGTCTAAAACAACCACATCAAAAG TCTCAGACGGCGGCAGAGAAGCTGTGTTCAGTACCACCAAAGTGAAGAACAAACTGAAAGATGACACCAGCTGGATGCAGCGTCACTCCCAATCTGAGGACATGTCCACAGAAGAGAAACCATG GGTAGCAGAAGTACGAGCCAGTCGTTTAGCTGGAACTGAGTCGAGTCCAGCAACCAGTTCCCCACCAAAACCCACTCCTGCACCCACCAAAGCTGAAGATGACAA AGTGCCATCATCAGGATTTATGATCAG agGAATATTCACTAACACAGAAAAGACTGCTCCATCCCCAACATCTAACGACACGAG TGGTTCAAAACAATTCATTAAAAAACCCTCAGAAAACTACAAGAAACT AGCGCCTCACACTGTGAGGTCCTCAGACAACCTGGAGGACGGGCTTAGTTCGGAGGAGCAGGAGAAACG GTCTAAAGAGCAAAACCCCGACACTTCAGTGGTCAACAACACTCTATCATTTGTGGctaaaag AGTGGAGGTTACTGATGATGAAGATGACGGGAGTGCTGCCACTACAGCACCTGCCACCACTCTACCCTCCTCCCCTGCCACCATCTCCAACACATCTTCTACCATCGCTCCTCAATCCACTGCACAGGACGT agctgACAGCAGCGTGAAGACGAGTGTCACCACTACTGTTAAGACAACTGTCACTAGTGATGAACCAGTTCCACCAGAGGTGCTGACAGAAGGAACCTCATCAGTCTCCATTATAGAAGATGGTCTTAAACCTCGGTGTGTCAAGGTGGACACTCCTATGCCTGAACTCCTCATGGACTCGGTCATTTCTGAGGGAGCTGACAGCTCTCTGATTGCATTTGCTCCAGTATCAGATATACCTGCTGCAACATCTCCCACTGCGGCCAAACCTGCTGCAACATCACCTTTAGAGTTACCTGCTGCAGTGTCTTCTACCCTGGCATCACGTACCCCAGGTGTATCTACAGTAGTGTCTTCTGTCTTGATGTCTACCATCACAGATGATGATGCATTGAAGACAAACCTTGAACTTGAAGACTCTGCAAACCCAAG CCCCAGCGTCGGCACACTCGCTGCCTTGTCTGAcacgctcatttcttttgacacaAACTCAACCAG CGTTGAGGTCAAGAAGCCGGTGATGCCAGAAGAGGAAGTAGGCTCAGCGGGGGGTCACATCGAGGACag TGTTGAATCCGAGCCAGTGCCTAGCAACAGGGAAGCAGTAACACACGATCTCCTCTCTCTAAGTGATGG CCCAGAGGAACCTACAGAGCCTGTTCCCCAAAGTCCAGGACGCTGGAGTCAGGATTTGCTTAACGGTCTAGACAG TGAGCCCCACCCAGCAAGGACCAGCAGTCCCCCCCATCTTCTGCCCGACAACATTGTAATCAACACAGTGGCACGCAG CCTCGGCGGGGTGCGAGAGGAGGAGAAGCAGACGGGAGAAACAGTGATGGAAACACAAAG GAATAGCACCACAGAGACAGTCACCACTATAACCACCAAAAGTGTGATCATTACCGATAa TTCACCGCCGTACCGCACAGAAGACAGCGAGAGTCCCCAGAGCTCGTACGTGACCACCAGAACAGTCACACAGTCCAG CTCGACTGATCCGTTTGATCCATATCCGATACAGACCACATCCGCGAACAG CTCCTCCAATGTGCTCGAGCCTCTTTCAGATACTTCCATCACCAG TGTGTCACGTACGTTTGTGGAAGCAACAGATCCCAGTCCGTCAATCAA TCCCCGCTTGTGGTCGCACACATGGGTAACCAACACAGAAGAAAG CCAAGAGCCTGAACCCAAAGGTCATACCGTAGATCAAGAGACAGTGGTCAAGTTTGAGAGAAA GTCCAAGGAGACTGACTCCCCGTGGGACAAATGGACATCACCCACTGTCTATACGGTTACTACGgcaacagaggaggaggaggaggatgaacaGGAGGACAG CCCTGTGGAGACGCAAACAGTAACAACAATCACAACGATCAG
- the znf185 gene encoding zinc finger protein 185 isoform X2 codes for MSKTTTSKVSDGGREAVFSTTKVKNKLKDDTSWMQRHSQSEDMSTEEKPWVAEVRASRLAGTESSPATSSPPKPTPAPTKAEDDKVPSSGFMISGSKQFIKKPSENYKKLAPHTVRSSDNLEDGLSSEEQEKRTEAASSVLKSSAGRQRSYVLSAAKMYESKEQNPDTSVVNNTLSFVAKRVEVTDDEDDGSAATTAPATTLPSSPATISNTSSTIAPQSTAQDVADSSVKTSVTTTVKTTVTSDEPVPPEVLTEGTSSVSIIEDGLKPRCVKVDTPMPELLMDSVISEGADSSLIAFAPVSDIPAATSPTAAKPAATSPLELPAAVSSTLASRTPGVSTVVSSVLMSTITDDDALKTNLELEDSANPSPSVGTLAALSDTLISFDTNSTSVEVKKPVMPEEEVGSAGGHIEDSVESEPVPSNREAVTHDLLSLSDGPEEPTEPVPQSPGRWSQDLLNGLDSEPHPARTSSPPHLLPDNIVINTVARSLGGVREEEKQTGETVMETQRNSTTETVTTITTKSVIITDNSPPYRTEDSESPQSSYVTTRTVTQSSSTDPFDPYPIQTTSANSSSNVLEPLSDTSITSVSRTFVEATDPSPSINPRLWSHTWVTNTEESQEPEPKGHTVDQETVVKFERKSKETDSPWDKWTSPTVYTVTTATEEEEEDEQEDSPVETQTVTTITTISETYHEQSLLWITLKPIR; via the exons ATGTCTAAAACAACCACATCAAAAG TCTCAGACGGCGGCAGAGAAGCTGTGTTCAGTACCACCAAAGTGAAGAACAAACTGAAAGATGACACCAGCTGGATGCAGCGTCACTCCCAATCTGAGGACATGTCCACAGAAGAGAAACCATG GGTAGCAGAAGTACGAGCCAGTCGTTTAGCTGGAACTGAGTCGAGTCCAGCAACCAGTTCCCCACCAAAACCCACTCCTGCACCCACCAAAGCTGAAGATGACAA AGTGCCATCATCAGGATTTATGATCAG TGGTTCAAAACAATTCATTAAAAAACCCTCAGAAAACTACAAGAAACT AGCGCCTCACACTGTGAGGTCCTCAGACAACCTGGAGGACGGGCTTAGTTCGGAGGAGCAGGAGAAACG GACAGAGGCAGCCAGCAGTGTTCTGAAAAGCTCTGCAGGCAGACAGCGTTCTTATGTGCTTTCTGCTGCTAAGATGTATGA GTCTAAAGAGCAAAACCCCGACACTTCAGTGGTCAACAACACTCTATCATTTGTGGctaaaag AGTGGAGGTTACTGATGATGAAGATGACGGGAGTGCTGCCACTACAGCACCTGCCACCACTCTACCCTCCTCCCCTGCCACCATCTCCAACACATCTTCTACCATCGCTCCTCAATCCACTGCACAGGACGT agctgACAGCAGCGTGAAGACGAGTGTCACCACTACTGTTAAGACAACTGTCACTAGTGATGAACCAGTTCCACCAGAGGTGCTGACAGAAGGAACCTCATCAGTCTCCATTATAGAAGATGGTCTTAAACCTCGGTGTGTCAAGGTGGACACTCCTATGCCTGAACTCCTCATGGACTCGGTCATTTCTGAGGGAGCTGACAGCTCTCTGATTGCATTTGCTCCAGTATCAGATATACCTGCTGCAACATCTCCCACTGCGGCCAAACCTGCTGCAACATCACCTTTAGAGTTACCTGCTGCAGTGTCTTCTACCCTGGCATCACGTACCCCAGGTGTATCTACAGTAGTGTCTTCTGTCTTGATGTCTACCATCACAGATGATGATGCATTGAAGACAAACCTTGAACTTGAAGACTCTGCAAACCCAAG CCCCAGCGTCGGCACACTCGCTGCCTTGTCTGAcacgctcatttcttttgacacaAACTCAACCAG CGTTGAGGTCAAGAAGCCGGTGATGCCAGAAGAGGAAGTAGGCTCAGCGGGGGGTCACATCGAGGACag TGTTGAATCCGAGCCAGTGCCTAGCAACAGGGAAGCAGTAACACACGATCTCCTCTCTCTAAGTGATGG CCCAGAGGAACCTACAGAGCCTGTTCCCCAAAGTCCAGGACGCTGGAGTCAGGATTTGCTTAACGGTCTAGACAG TGAGCCCCACCCAGCAAGGACCAGCAGTCCCCCCCATCTTCTGCCCGACAACATTGTAATCAACACAGTGGCACGCAG CCTCGGCGGGGTGCGAGAGGAGGAGAAGCAGACGGGAGAAACAGTGATGGAAACACAAAG GAATAGCACCACAGAGACAGTCACCACTATAACCACCAAAAGTGTGATCATTACCGATAa TTCACCGCCGTACCGCACAGAAGACAGCGAGAGTCCCCAGAGCTCGTACGTGACCACCAGAACAGTCACACAGTCCAG CTCGACTGATCCGTTTGATCCATATCCGATACAGACCACATCCGCGAACAG CTCCTCCAATGTGCTCGAGCCTCTTTCAGATACTTCCATCACCAG TGTGTCACGTACGTTTGTGGAAGCAACAGATCCCAGTCCGTCAATCAA TCCCCGCTTGTGGTCGCACACATGGGTAACCAACACAGAAGAAAG CCAAGAGCCTGAACCCAAAGGTCATACCGTAGATCAAGAGACAGTGGTCAAGTTTGAGAGAAA GTCCAAGGAGACTGACTCCCCGTGGGACAAATGGACATCACCCACTGTCTATACGGTTACTACGgcaacagaggaggaggaggaggatgaacaGGAGGACAG CCCTGTGGAGACGCAAACAGTAACAACAATCACAACGATCAG
- the znf185 gene encoding zinc finger protein 185 isoform X5, with protein MSKTTTSKVSDGGREAVFSTTKVKNKLKDDTSWMQRHSQSEDMSTEEKPWVAEVRASRLAGTESSPATSSPPKPTPAPTKAEDDKVPSSGFMIRSKEQNPDTSVVNNTLSFVAKRVEVTDDEDDGSAATTAPATTLPSSPATISNTSSTIAPQSTAQDVADSSVKTSVTTTVKTTVTSDEPVPPEVLTEGTSSVSIIEDGLKPRCVKVDTPMPELLMDSVISEGADSSLIAFAPVSDIPAATSPTAAKPAATSPLELPAAVSSTLASRTPGVSTVVSSVLMSTITDDDALKTNLELEDSANPSPSVGTLAALSDTLISFDTNSTSVEVKKPVMPEEEVGSAGGHIEDSVESEPVPSNREAVTHDLLSLSDGPEEPTEPVPQSPGRWSQDLLNGLDSEPHPARTSSPPHLLPDNIVINTVARSLGGVREEEKQTGETVMETQRNSTTETVTTITTKSVIITDNSPPYRTEDSESPQSSYVTTRTVTQSSSTDPFDPYPIQTTSANSSSNVLEPLSDTSITSVSRTFVEATDPSPSINPRLWSHTWVTNTEESQEPEPKGHTVDQETVVKFERKSKETDSPWDKWTSPTVYTVTTATEEEEEDEQEDSPVETQTVTTITTISETYHEQSLLWITLKPIR; from the exons ATGTCTAAAACAACCACATCAAAAG TCTCAGACGGCGGCAGAGAAGCTGTGTTCAGTACCACCAAAGTGAAGAACAAACTGAAAGATGACACCAGCTGGATGCAGCGTCACTCCCAATCTGAGGACATGTCCACAGAAGAGAAACCATG GGTAGCAGAAGTACGAGCCAGTCGTTTAGCTGGAACTGAGTCGAGTCCAGCAACCAGTTCCCCACCAAAACCCACTCCTGCACCCACCAAAGCTGAAGATGACAA AGTGCCATCATCAGGATTTATGATCAG GTCTAAAGAGCAAAACCCCGACACTTCAGTGGTCAACAACACTCTATCATTTGTGGctaaaag AGTGGAGGTTACTGATGATGAAGATGACGGGAGTGCTGCCACTACAGCACCTGCCACCACTCTACCCTCCTCCCCTGCCACCATCTCCAACACATCTTCTACCATCGCTCCTCAATCCACTGCACAGGACGT agctgACAGCAGCGTGAAGACGAGTGTCACCACTACTGTTAAGACAACTGTCACTAGTGATGAACCAGTTCCACCAGAGGTGCTGACAGAAGGAACCTCATCAGTCTCCATTATAGAAGATGGTCTTAAACCTCGGTGTGTCAAGGTGGACACTCCTATGCCTGAACTCCTCATGGACTCGGTCATTTCTGAGGGAGCTGACAGCTCTCTGATTGCATTTGCTCCAGTATCAGATATACCTGCTGCAACATCTCCCACTGCGGCCAAACCTGCTGCAACATCACCTTTAGAGTTACCTGCTGCAGTGTCTTCTACCCTGGCATCACGTACCCCAGGTGTATCTACAGTAGTGTCTTCTGTCTTGATGTCTACCATCACAGATGATGATGCATTGAAGACAAACCTTGAACTTGAAGACTCTGCAAACCCAAG CCCCAGCGTCGGCACACTCGCTGCCTTGTCTGAcacgctcatttcttttgacacaAACTCAACCAG CGTTGAGGTCAAGAAGCCGGTGATGCCAGAAGAGGAAGTAGGCTCAGCGGGGGGTCACATCGAGGACag TGTTGAATCCGAGCCAGTGCCTAGCAACAGGGAAGCAGTAACACACGATCTCCTCTCTCTAAGTGATGG CCCAGAGGAACCTACAGAGCCTGTTCCCCAAAGTCCAGGACGCTGGAGTCAGGATTTGCTTAACGGTCTAGACAG TGAGCCCCACCCAGCAAGGACCAGCAGTCCCCCCCATCTTCTGCCCGACAACATTGTAATCAACACAGTGGCACGCAG CCTCGGCGGGGTGCGAGAGGAGGAGAAGCAGACGGGAGAAACAGTGATGGAAACACAAAG GAATAGCACCACAGAGACAGTCACCACTATAACCACCAAAAGTGTGATCATTACCGATAa TTCACCGCCGTACCGCACAGAAGACAGCGAGAGTCCCCAGAGCTCGTACGTGACCACCAGAACAGTCACACAGTCCAG CTCGACTGATCCGTTTGATCCATATCCGATACAGACCACATCCGCGAACAG CTCCTCCAATGTGCTCGAGCCTCTTTCAGATACTTCCATCACCAG TGTGTCACGTACGTTTGTGGAAGCAACAGATCCCAGTCCGTCAATCAA TCCCCGCTTGTGGTCGCACACATGGGTAACCAACACAGAAGAAAG CCAAGAGCCTGAACCCAAAGGTCATACCGTAGATCAAGAGACAGTGGTCAAGTTTGAGAGAAA GTCCAAGGAGACTGACTCCCCGTGGGACAAATGGACATCACCCACTGTCTATACGGTTACTACGgcaacagaggaggaggaggaggatgaacaGGAGGACAG CCCTGTGGAGACGCAAACAGTAACAACAATCACAACGATCAG
- the znf185 gene encoding zinc finger protein 185 isoform X1 produces the protein MSKTTTSKVSDGGREAVFSTTKVKNKLKDDTSWMQRHSQSEDMSTEEKPWVAEVRASRLAGTESSPATSSPPKPTPAPTKAEDDKVPSSGFMIRGIFTNTEKTAPSPTSNDTSGSKQFIKKPSENYKKLAPHTVRSSDNLEDGLSSEEQEKRTEAASSVLKSSAGRQRSYVLSAAKMYESKEQNPDTSVVNNTLSFVAKRVEVTDDEDDGSAATTAPATTLPSSPATISNTSSTIAPQSTAQDVADSSVKTSVTTTVKTTVTSDEPVPPEVLTEGTSSVSIIEDGLKPRCVKVDTPMPELLMDSVISEGADSSLIAFAPVSDIPAATSPTAAKPAATSPLELPAAVSSTLASRTPGVSTVVSSVLMSTITDDDALKTNLELEDSANPSPSVGTLAALSDTLISFDTNSTSVEVKKPVMPEEEVGSAGGHIEDSVESEPVPSNREAVTHDLLSLSDGPEEPTEPVPQSPGRWSQDLLNGLDSEPHPARTSSPPHLLPDNIVINTVARSLGGVREEEKQTGETVMETQRNSTTETVTTITTKSVIITDNSPPYRTEDSESPQSSYVTTRTVTQSSSTDPFDPYPIQTTSANSSSNVLEPLSDTSITSVSRTFVEATDPSPSINPRLWSHTWVTNTEESQEPEPKGHTVDQETVVKFERKSKETDSPWDKWTSPTVYTVTTATEEEEEDEQEDSPVETQTVTTITTISETYHEQSLLWITLKPIR, from the exons ATGTCTAAAACAACCACATCAAAAG TCTCAGACGGCGGCAGAGAAGCTGTGTTCAGTACCACCAAAGTGAAGAACAAACTGAAAGATGACACCAGCTGGATGCAGCGTCACTCCCAATCTGAGGACATGTCCACAGAAGAGAAACCATG GGTAGCAGAAGTACGAGCCAGTCGTTTAGCTGGAACTGAGTCGAGTCCAGCAACCAGTTCCCCACCAAAACCCACTCCTGCACCCACCAAAGCTGAAGATGACAA AGTGCCATCATCAGGATTTATGATCAG agGAATATTCACTAACACAGAAAAGACTGCTCCATCCCCAACATCTAACGACACGAG TGGTTCAAAACAATTCATTAAAAAACCCTCAGAAAACTACAAGAAACT AGCGCCTCACACTGTGAGGTCCTCAGACAACCTGGAGGACGGGCTTAGTTCGGAGGAGCAGGAGAAACG GACAGAGGCAGCCAGCAGTGTTCTGAAAAGCTCTGCAGGCAGACAGCGTTCTTATGTGCTTTCTGCTGCTAAGATGTATGA GTCTAAAGAGCAAAACCCCGACACTTCAGTGGTCAACAACACTCTATCATTTGTGGctaaaag AGTGGAGGTTACTGATGATGAAGATGACGGGAGTGCTGCCACTACAGCACCTGCCACCACTCTACCCTCCTCCCCTGCCACCATCTCCAACACATCTTCTACCATCGCTCCTCAATCCACTGCACAGGACGT agctgACAGCAGCGTGAAGACGAGTGTCACCACTACTGTTAAGACAACTGTCACTAGTGATGAACCAGTTCCACCAGAGGTGCTGACAGAAGGAACCTCATCAGTCTCCATTATAGAAGATGGTCTTAAACCTCGGTGTGTCAAGGTGGACACTCCTATGCCTGAACTCCTCATGGACTCGGTCATTTCTGAGGGAGCTGACAGCTCTCTGATTGCATTTGCTCCAGTATCAGATATACCTGCTGCAACATCTCCCACTGCGGCCAAACCTGCTGCAACATCACCTTTAGAGTTACCTGCTGCAGTGTCTTCTACCCTGGCATCACGTACCCCAGGTGTATCTACAGTAGTGTCTTCTGTCTTGATGTCTACCATCACAGATGATGATGCATTGAAGACAAACCTTGAACTTGAAGACTCTGCAAACCCAAG CCCCAGCGTCGGCACACTCGCTGCCTTGTCTGAcacgctcatttcttttgacacaAACTCAACCAG CGTTGAGGTCAAGAAGCCGGTGATGCCAGAAGAGGAAGTAGGCTCAGCGGGGGGTCACATCGAGGACag TGTTGAATCCGAGCCAGTGCCTAGCAACAGGGAAGCAGTAACACACGATCTCCTCTCTCTAAGTGATGG CCCAGAGGAACCTACAGAGCCTGTTCCCCAAAGTCCAGGACGCTGGAGTCAGGATTTGCTTAACGGTCTAGACAG TGAGCCCCACCCAGCAAGGACCAGCAGTCCCCCCCATCTTCTGCCCGACAACATTGTAATCAACACAGTGGCACGCAG CCTCGGCGGGGTGCGAGAGGAGGAGAAGCAGACGGGAGAAACAGTGATGGAAACACAAAG GAATAGCACCACAGAGACAGTCACCACTATAACCACCAAAAGTGTGATCATTACCGATAa TTCACCGCCGTACCGCACAGAAGACAGCGAGAGTCCCCAGAGCTCGTACGTGACCACCAGAACAGTCACACAGTCCAG CTCGACTGATCCGTTTGATCCATATCCGATACAGACCACATCCGCGAACAG CTCCTCCAATGTGCTCGAGCCTCTTTCAGATACTTCCATCACCAG TGTGTCACGTACGTTTGTGGAAGCAACAGATCCCAGTCCGTCAATCAA TCCCCGCTTGTGGTCGCACACATGGGTAACCAACACAGAAGAAAG CCAAGAGCCTGAACCCAAAGGTCATACCGTAGATCAAGAGACAGTGGTCAAGTTTGAGAGAAA GTCCAAGGAGACTGACTCCCCGTGGGACAAATGGACATCACCCACTGTCTATACGGTTACTACGgcaacagaggaggaggaggaggatgaacaGGAGGACAG CCCTGTGGAGACGCAAACAGTAACAACAATCACAACGATCAG